The following coding sequences are from one Bradyrhizobium sp. WSM471 window:
- a CDS encoding sigma-70 family RNA polymerase sigma factor encodes MRGREDEWTGLMRSAMAGDDAAYHRLLKAVTPVLRAAARRGLARAGQPPDQAEDIVQEILLAVHLKRHTWDSEAPFAPWLFAIGRNKLIDMLRRRGRRIFVNIDDFAETLPGEMPQETVSAGEVASQLNTLPQRQRDVLQSIAVDSTSIKDTAVKYSMSEGAVRVALHRGLAALTAKLRDQ; translated from the coding sequence GTGCGCGGACGTGAGGACGAGTGGACCGGCCTGATGCGGTCGGCCATGGCAGGCGATGACGCAGCGTATCATCGCCTGTTGAAGGCGGTCACGCCTGTGCTGCGCGCTGCCGCGAGGCGCGGCCTGGCGCGGGCCGGGCAGCCTCCCGACCAGGCCGAGGATATCGTGCAGGAGATTCTGTTGGCGGTGCATCTGAAGCGGCACACTTGGGATAGCGAAGCCCCCTTCGCCCCGTGGCTGTTTGCGATCGGCCGCAACAAGCTGATCGACATGCTGCGGCGACGGGGGAGGCGGATCTTCGTTAATATCGACGATTTCGCCGAGACCCTGCCGGGCGAGATGCCGCAGGAGACAGTTTCGGCCGGCGAGGTCGCCAGCCAGCTCAATACGCTGCCGCAGCGCCAGCGCGACGTGTTGCAGTCGATCGCGGTCGACAGCACCTCGATCAAGGACACGGCGGTGAAATATTCGATGAGCGAGGGCGCGGTACGGGTCGCGCTGCATCGCGGACTTGCGGCACTGACTGCCAAACTGCGGGACCAGTAG
- a CDS encoding enoyl-CoA hydratase: protein MSTFEHIIVESKGAVGIIKLNRPKLLNALSFGVFREIAAAVDDLEADDAIGCIVVTGSEKAFAAGADIKEMQPKGFIDMFSEDFAAIGGDRVARCRKPTIAAVAGYALGGGCELAMMCDFIIAADTAKFGQPEITLGTIPGIGGTQRLTRAIGKSKAMDLCLTGRMMDAAEAERSGLVSRIVPADKLMDEVMAAAEKIAAMSRPAVAMAKEAVNRAFETTLAEGMSVERNLFHSTFALEDRSEGMAAFIEKRKPVNKNR, encoded by the coding sequence ATGAGCACGTTCGAACACATCATCGTCGAAAGCAAAGGCGCGGTCGGCATCATCAAGCTGAACCGGCCGAAGCTGCTCAACGCACTCTCCTTCGGCGTCTTCCGCGAGATCGCCGCGGCCGTCGACGATCTCGAAGCCGATGACGCCATCGGCTGCATCGTCGTGACCGGCAGCGAGAAGGCCTTTGCCGCCGGCGCCGACATCAAGGAGATGCAGCCGAAAGGCTTCATCGACATGTTCTCGGAGGATTTTGCCGCGATCGGCGGCGATCGGGTCGCGCGCTGCCGCAAGCCGACGATCGCTGCGGTCGCGGGCTATGCGCTGGGCGGCGGCTGCGAGCTCGCGATGATGTGCGACTTTATCATCGCCGCCGACACCGCCAAATTTGGCCAACCCGAAATCACGCTCGGCACCATCCCCGGCATCGGCGGTACCCAGCGCCTGACCCGCGCGATCGGCAAGTCCAAGGCGATGGACCTTTGCCTCACCGGCCGCATGATGGATGCAGCCGAAGCCGAGCGCAGCGGCCTCGTCAGCCGCATCGTGCCGGCCGACAAGCTGATGGACGAGGTGATGGCCGCGGCCGAGAAGATCGCCGCGATGTCGCGGCCCGCGGTCGCGATGGCCAAGGAAGCGGTCAACCGCGCCTTCGAGACCACGCTCGCCGAGGGCATGAGCGTCGAGCGCAACCTGTTCCACTCGACCTTCGCGCTGGAGGACCGCTCCGAGGGCATGGCGGCGTTCATCGAGAAGCGGAAGCCGGTGAACAAGAACCGGTAA